The following proteins are encoded in a genomic region of Mycobacterium kiyosense:
- the istB_4 gene encoding ATPase AAA, giving the protein MSTATKVTNTLRRQRGMTPQAAQAAVDSACRRLRLPTVRAVIDEAVKVAEREQLTYHGFLAELLLAECDDRDRRSTLRRVAAAGFPRQKWLGDFDFDANPNINAATVHTVAQGDWIRRGDPLCLIGDSGTGKSHLLIGVGTAAAEQGFRVRYTLATKLVNELVEAADEKQLARTIARYGRVDLLCIDELGYMELDRRGAELLFQVLTEREEKASVAIASNESFSGWTKTFTDPRLCAAIVDRLTFHGTIIETGTTSYRLSHTRGSSSRSQPTKTPEPPPPRRGGPESSRHSGPESG; this is encoded by the coding sequence ATGAGCACGGCCACGAAAGTCACCAACACCCTGCGCCGCCAACGCGGGATGACCCCACAAGCGGCCCAAGCCGCCGTCGATTCCGCATGCCGACGCCTGCGGTTGCCGACCGTGCGTGCGGTGATCGACGAAGCAGTGAAAGTCGCCGAGCGTGAACAGCTCACCTACCACGGCTTCCTCGCCGAACTGCTCCTGGCCGAATGCGATGACCGGGACCGCCGATCCACCTTGCGGCGAGTCGCAGCGGCCGGGTTTCCACGTCAGAAATGGTTGGGCGACTTCGATTTCGACGCCAACCCAAACATCAACGCCGCCACCGTACATACCGTCGCCCAAGGCGATTGGATACGCCGAGGCGACCCGCTCTGCCTGATCGGCGACTCGGGCACCGGCAAGTCCCACCTGCTCATTGGTGTGGGCACCGCCGCCGCCGAGCAAGGCTTCCGCGTCCGCTACACACTGGCGACCAAACTGGTCAACGAACTCGTCGAGGCCGCCGATGAAAAGCAACTCGCCCGCACGATCGCCCGCTACGGCCGCGTCGATCTTTTATGTATCGACGAACTCGGCTACATGGAACTCGACCGCCGGGGCGCGGAGTTGCTGTTCCAAGTACTCACTGAACGCGAGGAAAAGGCGTCAGTAGCCATCGCATCCAACGAGAGTTTCTCCGGCTGGACCAAAACCTTCACCGACCCCCGACTCTGCGCCGCGATCGTCGACCGACTCACCTTCCACGGCACCATCATCGAAACCGGCACCACCTCATACCGGCTCAGCCATACCCGCGGTAGCAGCTCGCGATCACAGCCTACGAAGACGCCTGAGCCACCACCTCCTCGCCGAGGTGGTCCCGAATCAAGCCGTCACAGTGGTCCTGAGTCAGGTTGA
- a CDS encoding transferase: MGLYMGTEEMGTQPRYPDAWIVVPAYNEATVIGEVVAELRSVFDHVVVVDDGSSDGSGEVARQAGAHLVRHPINLGQGAAIQTGIEYARRQPGAQVFATFDADGQHRVKDVAKMIDRLKRGDVDVVIGTRFGQSVASRPPLLKRIVLQTAARLSRRGRRLGLTDTNNGLRVFNKTVADGLNITMSGMSHATEIVMMIAENHWRVAEEPVEVLYTDYSKSKGQPLLNGVNIIFDGFLRGRIRR; this comes from the coding sequence GTGGGCTTGTATATGGGCACTGAAGAAATGGGCACCCAACCGCGTTACCCCGACGCCTGGATCGTCGTTCCCGCCTACAACGAAGCCACTGTGATCGGCGAGGTCGTCGCCGAATTGCGTTCGGTATTCGATCACGTCGTCGTCGTGGACGACGGCAGCAGCGACGGTAGCGGTGAGGTCGCCCGGCAGGCGGGTGCGCACCTGGTGCGTCATCCGATCAACCTCGGCCAGGGTGCGGCCATCCAGACCGGCATCGAGTATGCGCGCAGGCAACCCGGGGCTCAGGTGTTCGCCACCTTCGACGCCGACGGCCAGCACCGGGTCAAAGACGTCGCCAAGATGATCGACCGGCTCAAGCGCGGTGACGTCGACGTCGTGATCGGGACCCGGTTCGGGCAGTCCGTCGCCAGCCGGCCCCCGCTGCTGAAGCGGATCGTGCTGCAGACCGCGGCGCGGTTGAGCCGACGTGGCCGCCGGCTCGGCCTGACCGACACCAACAACGGTCTGCGGGTGTTCAACAAGACGGTGGCCGACGGCCTGAACATCACCATGAGCGGCATGAGCCACGCCACCGAGATCGTCATGATGATCGCCGAAAACCATTGGCGGGTAGCCGAAGAGCCCGTCGAGGTGCTCTACACCGACTACTCCAAGTCCAAGGGGCAGCCGCTGCTCAACGGCGTCAACATCATCTTCGACGGGTTCTTGCGAGGGAGGATACGTCGATGA
- a CDS encoding D-alanyl-D-alanine carboxypeptidase/D-alanyl-D-alanine-endopeptidase: protein MGPKRWRRTTHVLVGLAVVAFVAAVVAAAVLFTTGGHGASGTRSPVPPPRPPTVKAGVSPVSDSAETPSAGGVAAALAAAAADSNLGRLGGRITDAMTGKELWRQLDDVPLVPASVNKVLTAAAALLTLDRQARISTRVVAAAQSSQGPVVLVGAGDPTLSAAPPGVDTWYRGAARISDLVEQVHRSGMTPTSVQVDISAFSGPTIAAGWDLADVDNGDVAPMEAAMIDAGRIQPTTVNSRRSRTPALDAGRELAKALGLDPAAVTIASAPSGARQLAVVQSAPLIQRLSQMMNASDNVMAECIAREVAAAINRPRSFTGAVDAVTNRLNTAHVDTAGAALVDSSGLSADNRLTARTLDGVMQAAAGPDQPSLRALLDLLPIAGGSGTLGERFLDRSTDQGPAGWLRAKTGSLTAVNSLVGVLTDASGRVLTFAFISNDAGPNGRNAIDALATRLWFCGCAG from the coding sequence ATGGGTCCCAAACGCTGGCGCAGAACCACCCACGTGTTGGTGGGGTTGGCGGTGGTTGCGTTCGTCGCCGCCGTGGTTGCGGCGGCCGTGCTGTTCACCACCGGTGGACACGGCGCCAGTGGGACGCGTTCCCCGGTGCCCCCGCCGCGACCGCCCACCGTCAAGGCGGGGGTGAGTCCGGTGTCGGACAGCGCGGAGACGCCGTCGGCCGGCGGTGTGGCCGCGGCGCTGGCGGCCGCTGCCGCCGACTCCAATCTGGGCAGATTGGGCGGCCGGATCACCGACGCCATGACCGGCAAGGAGCTGTGGCGCCAGCTCGACGACGTGCCGTTGGTGCCGGCGTCGGTCAACAAGGTGCTGACCGCGGCCGCGGCGCTGCTCACCCTGGACCGGCAGGCCCGGATCAGCACCAGGGTGGTGGCCGCCGCGCAGAGCTCGCAGGGGCCGGTGGTGCTGGTGGGCGCCGGGGACCCGACGCTGTCCGCCGCTCCGCCGGGCGTCGACACCTGGTATCGCGGCGCGGCGCGGATCAGCGACCTGGTCGAGCAGGTGCACCGCAGCGGTATGACGCCGACGTCGGTGCAGGTCGACATCTCGGCGTTCAGCGGTCCCACCATCGCCGCGGGCTGGGATCTGGCCGACGTGGACAACGGGGACGTCGCGCCGATGGAGGCGGCGATGATCGATGCCGGCCGCATCCAGCCCACCACCGTCAACTCCCGCCGCTCCCGGACCCCGGCGCTGGACGCCGGACGGGAGCTGGCCAAGGCCCTGGGGCTGGACCCGGCTGCGGTAACCATCGCGTCGGCGCCGTCGGGCGCCCGCCAGCTGGCCGTCGTCCAGTCCGCGCCGCTGATCCAGCGGCTGTCCCAGATGATGAACGCCTCGGACAACGTGATGGCCGAGTGCATCGCGCGTGAGGTGGCCGCCGCCATCAACCGGCCGCGGAGTTTCACCGGCGCGGTCGACGCGGTGACCAACCGGCTGAACACCGCGCATGTGGACACCGCCGGCGCCGCCCTGGTCGATTCCAGTGGGCTGTCGGCGGACAACCGGCTGACCGCACGCACGCTGGACGGCGTGATGCAGGCCGCGGCGGGTCCGGATCAGCCGTCATTGCGGGCATTGCTGGATCTGCTCCCGATCGCCGGCGGCTCCGGCACGCTGGGTGAACGCTTCCTGGACCGGTCCACCGATCAGGGTCCGGCCGGCTGGCTGCGCGCCAAGACCGGCTCGCTGACCGCGGTCAACTCGCTGGTGGGGGTGCTTACCGACGCGAGCGGACGGGTGCTCACCTTCGCGTTCATCTCCAACGACGCCGGCCCCAACGGCCGCAACGCGATCGATGCCCTGGCCACCCGGCTGTGGTTCTGCGGATGTGCCGGATGA
- the ppa gene encoding inorganic pyrophosphatase produces the protein MQFDVTIEIPKGQRNKYEVDHETGRVRLDRYLYTPMAYPADYGFIEETLGEDGDPLDALVLLPQPLFPGVLVEVRPVGMFRMVDEAGGDDKVLCVPAGDKRWDHIQDVGDVPEWELEAIKHFFVHYKDLEPGKFVKAADWVGRAEAEAEVQRSVERFKTSGH, from the coding sequence GTGCAATTCGACGTGACCATCGAAATCCCGAAGGGCCAGCGCAACAAGTACGAGGTCGACCACGAGACCGGCCGCGTGCGGTTGGACCGCTACCTCTACACCCCGATGGCGTATCCGGCCGACTACGGCTTCATCGAGGAAACCCTCGGCGAGGACGGCGACCCGCTGGACGCGCTGGTGTTGCTGCCGCAGCCGTTGTTCCCCGGGGTGCTGGTGGAGGTACGGCCGGTGGGCATGTTCCGGATGGTCGACGAGGCCGGCGGCGACGACAAGGTGCTGTGCGTGCCGGCCGGCGACAAGCGGTGGGACCACATCCAGGACGTCGGCGACGTGCCGGAGTGGGAACTCGAGGCCATCAAGCACTTCTTCGTGCACTACAAGGACCTGGAGCCGGGCAAGTTCGTCAAGGCCGCCGACTGGGTCGGCCGCGCCGAGGCCGAGGCCGAGGTCCAGCGTTCGGTCGAGCGATTCAAGACCAGCGGCCACTGA
- the galE1 gene encoding UDP-glucose 4-epimerase, translating to MRALVTGAAGFIGSTLVDRLLADGHTVVGLDNFATGRATNIEHLADHPAYAFVEADIVTADLDGILDQHRPEVVFHLAAQIDVRHSVANPQFDASVNVIGTIRLAEAARRAEVRKVVHTSSGGSIYGVPPQYPTPETVPTDPASPYAAGKVAGEIYLNTFRHLYGLDCSHIAPANVYGPRQDPHGEAGVVAIFAQALLEGKPTKVFGDGSNTRDYVFVDDVVDAFVKAAGEAGGGQRFNVGTGVETSDRQLHSAVAAAVGGPDDPEFHPPRLGDLKRSCLDIGLAAKVLGWRPQVELDEGVRRTVEYFRHKHTG from the coding sequence GTGCGCGCACTGGTCACCGGGGCAGCCGGTTTCATCGGGTCGACGCTAGTCGACCGTCTTCTGGCCGACGGCCACACGGTGGTGGGTCTGGACAATTTCGCCACCGGCCGGGCGACCAACATCGAGCACCTTGCCGACCACCCGGCGTACGCGTTCGTCGAGGCCGACATCGTGACCGCGGACCTGGACGGCATCCTCGACCAGCACCGGCCCGAGGTGGTGTTCCACCTGGCCGCCCAGATCGACGTGCGGCATTCGGTGGCCAACCCGCAGTTCGACGCCTCGGTCAACGTGATCGGCACCATCCGGCTGGCCGAGGCGGCCCGCCGGGCCGAGGTGCGAAAGGTGGTGCACACCTCCTCAGGAGGCTCCATTTACGGTGTGCCGCCGCAGTATCCGACGCCAGAGACGGTGCCCACCGATCCGGCGTCGCCGTATGCTGCGGGCAAGGTGGCCGGCGAGATCTACCTGAACACCTTCCGGCATCTGTATGGACTGGACTGCTCGCACATCGCCCCGGCCAACGTGTACGGTCCGCGCCAGGACCCGCACGGGGAGGCCGGGGTGGTGGCGATCTTCGCCCAGGCGCTGCTGGAGGGCAAGCCCACCAAGGTGTTCGGCGACGGCTCCAACACCCGCGACTACGTGTTCGTCGACGACGTCGTCGACGCCTTCGTCAAGGCCGCCGGGGAGGCGGGCGGCGGGCAGCGCTTCAACGTCGGCACCGGCGTGGAAACCTCAGACCGGCAACTGCATTCGGCGGTGGCCGCGGCGGTCGGTGGTCCCGACGACCCGGAGTTCCACCCGCCGCGCCTCGGTGACCTGAAGCGCTCCTGCCTCGACATCGGTTTGGCGGCAAAGGTTTTGGGCTGGCGTCCGCAGGTGGAACTGGACGAGGGGGTGCGGCGCACGGTGGAGTACTTCCGGCACAAGCACACCGGCTGA
- a CDS encoding hypothetical protein (frameshifted, deletion at around 5917849), translating to MELFAQIRRDARVEGLGIRALARKYKVGRDTVRHALANPEPPRRKTPVRESPKLGPLKPAIDAMLRTDLDAPRKQRHTATRICNRLADEHGVEDVSYSSVRDYVRVRRAEIIAESGKQAQEAFVPQEHPPGAEAEVDFGEVHVILAGVRTRCYMFVFRMSMSGKAVHRVYATQSQEAFLEGHIEAFDVIGGIPVRHIRYDNLKSAVTSVVFGRGRGRVENDRWVLFRSFYGFDPFYCQPGVKGAHEKGGVEGEIGRFRRTWLTPMPEVDSLSELNDYIRRCEAREDHRRVTGRLHTVGQDFQTEREHLAALPAERFDPGWCCIHGWTGRR from the coding sequence GTGGAGCTGTTCGCCCAGATACGTAGGGACGCCCGGGTCGAGGGTTTGGGTATTCGGGCGCTTGCTCGTAAGTACAAGGTTGGCCGGGATACGGTCCGGCACGCGTTGGCGAATCCGGAGCCGCCGAGGCGGAAGACACCGGTGCGGGAGTCGCCGAAACTGGGCCCGCTCAAACCTGCGATTGATGCGATGCTGCGGACCGATCTGGATGCGCCCCGCAAGCAACGCCACACTGCGACAAGGATTTGCAATCGTCTGGCCGATGAACACGGCGTTGAGGATGTGTCGTATTCGTCGGTGCGTGACTATGTCCGGGTCCGTCGTGCGGAGATCATCGCCGAGTCCGGTAAGCAGGCGCAGGAAGCGTTCGTGCCGCAGGAACACCCGCCCGGCGCTGAAGCTGAGGTTGATTTCGGCGAGGTTCACGTCATCCTCGCTGGTGTCAGAACCCGCTGCTACATGTTCGTTTTCCGAATGTCGATGTCCGGCAAGGCAGTCCATCGGGTGTATGCGACTCAGTCGCAGGAGGCGTTCCTCGAAGGCCACATCGAAGCATTCGACGTGATCGGCGGCATCCCGGTGCGCCATATCCGCTACGACAACTTGAAGTCTGCGGTCACCTCGGTGGTGTTCGGCCGCGGTCGGGGCAGGGTCGAGAACGACCGGTGGGTGCTGTTCAGATCGTTCTACGGGTTCGACCCGTTCTACTGCCAGCCGGGAGTGAAAGGCGCCCACGAGAAAGGCGGAGTCGAGGGCGAGATCGGACGTTTCCGCCGCACCTGGCTCACGCCCATGCCGGAAGTGGACTCGCTGTCAGAGCTCAACGACTACATCCGCCGCTGCGAAGCACGTGAGGATCATCGGCGGGTCACCGGCCGGCTGCACACCGTGGGCCAGGACTTCCAGACCGAACGAGAACATCTCGCCGCTCTGCCTGCCGAGCGGTTCGACCCGGGCTGGTGCTGCATCCACGGGTGGACCGGTCGGCGCTGA